Genomic segment of Juglans microcarpa x Juglans regia isolate MS1-56 chromosome 7S, Jm3101_v1.0, whole genome shotgun sequence:
TCCACATCTAtagttttttcatagggtgtaggTTGTTTTGCATAGGTTGGAGTATGAgatggtgaatagtgactgatgagaagaatttttcaaatatgaaaatgtaGCACTTTTTCCCATCTTCACGCATCAGTATTTCTGTTTAGCATCTTAAATCAATCATGgaacaaatcaaaataataaggtagaaagaggggggagggggggagagGACTGTGTTCTGCTACTATATCGATCATCCAGTGCTGCTTAGACATTTTCCAATCCACCATAATTTGTTATTGTTCTGTCAGGTGAGGACATTTCTTCCATGATATTTCTCTTGTTAATGTTGGGTTGTGATTCCTTGGCTTTACCCTTTAACAAATGGGATTTAAGCTTATTCACATCAGATACTTGAACTGGTTTCAGAAAGAACTCCTCTGCTCCTTCTTCCAAGCATCTGACCAAACATTTAACCTTGTCAGACTAAAAATTTGGATAAAACAATGTccatttgtaaatttaaaatcaaatgaaGCTGTGTGAACTAAACTGGGAAAAAAATCCTCACTTTCCTTTACCTGTTAATCCTTGATGGGATATTATCTGAGGACATGATTACAACTGGTATGTCTTTAAGAGATTTAGATTCCTGCAAGTCAAACAAAATCCTAACAGGTTTTTGCCTCAAAAATAAGAAAGAGTAACGAGTAACAGGTCAAATTTGTGGACAAAAAGGCTAACCTTGATCTTTCTAAGGAGATCATAGCCTGTCATTTCCGGCATGCAATAGTCTGTGATGATCAAACTGATGTCCACATCCTGGATGAGAATAG
This window contains:
- the LOC121240972 gene encoding two-component response regulator ORR9-like, which gives rise to MAAEAQFHVLAVDDSVIDRKLIERLLKTSSYQVTAVDSGSKALGFLGIHEDEENNEASIHSVSPNHDDDDHHQDVDISLIITDYCMPEMTGYDLLRKIKESKSLKDIPVVIMSSDNIPSRINRCLEEGAEEFFLKPVQVSDVNKLKSHLLKGKAKESQPNINKRNIMEEMSSPDRTITNYGGLENV